The Rhodopirellula bahusiensis genome has a window encoding:
- a CDS encoding CRTAC1 family protein, producing the protein MTSDPQSNEVDESELRDDADIGRAMRGSLIALVVLALLGGVAAYILTRPKPAPPVRESKLANVAVREQPKVQVPTTPFKDITEEAGISFVHNNGATGDKLLPETMGGGSAFFDFDNDGDQDLLLINSMDWSWDEPSGRRNTSALYQNEGGKFVDVTEDSGLDVELYGMGVAVGDYDQDGLVDVFISAVGANRLFRNLGEGKFDDMTEDAGVGGEADRWSTSSGWFDYDNDGDLDLFVCNYVGWSREYDQSQGFQLVGGGRAYGRPQNFEGTFPYLYRNEGDGKFTDVSEEAGIQIRNVSTNVPQSKSLGLALCDFDRNGFVDVVVANDTVQNCLLRNGGDGKFTEMGAICGIAFDATGNARGAMGIDVTTFRERSSMAVAIGNFSNEMTALYVTKAGRMQFYDEAVSTGLGPSTRLLLTFGLAYVDYDLDGRLDLFCANGHLEEDINRVQPSQHYEQPPQMFWNAGPEYETEFLPVGAEQLGDEFVQPMVGRGASYADIDLDGDLDLLITSVGRAPRLLRNDQDTGHHWLRLKLVGDGEKCNRDAIGAWVEVTVGEEVISKQVMPTRSYLTQVELPLTFGLGEHDSIENVTVQWPDGEVVELGPMEIDRSHKITR; encoded by the coding sequence ATGACCAGTGATCCGCAATCGAACGAAGTCGACGAAAGTGAGTTGCGAGACGATGCCGACATCGGTCGTGCGATGCGAGGATCGTTGATCGCATTGGTCGTTCTGGCGTTGCTCGGTGGTGTTGCCGCGTACATTCTGACGCGTCCCAAACCGGCGCCACCGGTGCGCGAGTCCAAGCTCGCGAATGTCGCTGTGCGAGAGCAGCCGAAGGTGCAGGTTCCGACGACACCGTTCAAGGACATCACGGAAGAAGCTGGGATCTCGTTCGTGCACAACAATGGTGCGACCGGTGACAAACTGCTGCCGGAAACGATGGGCGGCGGCAGCGCGTTCTTTGATTTCGACAACGATGGAGATCAAGACTTGCTGCTGATCAATTCGATGGACTGGTCTTGGGACGAACCAAGCGGTCGGCGAAACACATCGGCGCTTTATCAAAACGAAGGCGGCAAGTTCGTTGACGTCACCGAGGACTCTGGGCTGGACGTCGAGTTGTATGGAATGGGTGTCGCGGTTGGCGACTACGATCAAGATGGCTTGGTCGACGTTTTTATTTCCGCGGTCGGGGCCAACCGGCTGTTTCGTAACTTGGGTGAAGGCAAGTTCGACGACATGACGGAGGATGCTGGCGTGGGAGGCGAGGCAGATCGATGGAGCACCAGTTCCGGTTGGTTTGACTACGACAACGACGGTGATCTGGATTTGTTTGTCTGCAACTATGTCGGTTGGAGCCGCGAATACGATCAGTCGCAGGGGTTTCAGCTTGTTGGTGGCGGTCGAGCTTATGGCAGGCCGCAAAACTTCGAAGGCACGTTTCCTTATCTTTACCGCAATGAAGGAGATGGCAAGTTCACCGACGTTTCCGAAGAAGCTGGCATTCAAATTCGCAACGTGTCCACCAATGTGCCGCAGTCAAAGTCGCTCGGATTGGCCCTGTGTGACTTTGATCGCAATGGGTTCGTGGATGTCGTGGTGGCCAACGACACCGTACAGAATTGCCTGTTGAGAAACGGTGGCGATGGCAAATTCACGGAGATGGGAGCGATCTGTGGGATCGCCTTCGATGCGACGGGCAACGCTCGCGGGGCCATGGGGATCGACGTGACAACGTTTCGCGAGCGTTCCAGCATGGCGGTCGCGATCGGAAACTTCTCCAATGAGATGACCGCTTTGTATGTGACCAAAGCCGGCCGAATGCAGTTTTACGATGAAGCGGTTTCAACCGGGCTCGGCCCCAGCACGCGATTGTTGCTGACGTTTGGTTTGGCGTATGTCGACTATGATTTGGATGGCCGTTTGGATCTGTTTTGTGCGAACGGGCACCTGGAAGAGGACATCAACCGGGTGCAGCCAAGCCAGCACTACGAGCAGCCACCGCAGATGTTTTGGAACGCGGGACCGGAGTATGAAACCGAGTTCCTGCCCGTTGGTGCCGAGCAGCTAGGCGATGAGTTTGTTCAGCCCATGGTGGGCCGCGGTGCTTCGTACGCGGACATCGATCTGGATGGCGATTTGGATCTCTTGATCACATCTGTTGGCCGGGCCCCGCGATTGTTGCGGAACGACCAAGACACCGGTCACCACTGGTTGCGTTTGAAGTTGGTGGGCGACGGCGAGAAGTGCAATCGCGATGCGATTGGTGCGTGGGTCGAGGTCACCGTTGGCGAAGAAGTGATTTCCAAGCAGGTGATGCCCACACGAAGCTATTTGACTCAGGTGGAGTTGCCGCTGACATTCGGTCTGGGCGAACACGATTCCATTGAGAACGTGACCGTTCAATGGCCCGACGGTGAGGTGGTTGAACTAGGGCCAATGGAAATCGACCGGTCGCACAAGATCACTCGTTGA
- a CDS encoding response regulator, whose translation MNERILLVDDDYSLLNTLKRNLSFDFEVTTCESGPEALACIKKSEPFSVIMVDMRMPGMEGIEVIQKARQIAPNSVYLMLTGNQDLTTAMEAVNEGQVFRFLNKPCQMSDIKAAINAGIKQHDLITSKEELLKKTFAGAISVLVEIIEYVDDPLVNTDDILQSAEAMLVESKVASDWRIPLTSRLMVAGVPLLDLGQRETLASAAITSDEHRQVVKEVFSISSQLIKQIPRLEPIAELLDRMGTTDVTNAKCNNDDDKIAQVILLSYYQSLLKRRGDEGDVAQSEIEDRFPDLDNQLTEHVRLSNDAQPQPTIESIPTSELLTGMTVAEDVRMPNGLLLIASGRKLSPPMVTRLRNLVGLESVAVEIPAKHSKQVAAV comes from the coding sequence ATGAACGAACGCATATTACTGGTCGACGACGACTACAGCTTGCTGAACACGCTGAAACGCAACTTGTCTTTTGACTTCGAGGTCACGACCTGCGAATCGGGGCCCGAGGCGTTGGCTTGCATCAAGAAGTCCGAGCCTTTCTCGGTCATCATGGTCGACATGCGGATGCCTGGGATGGAAGGCATTGAGGTCATTCAAAAAGCACGCCAGATCGCGCCGAACAGCGTGTATCTGATGCTAACCGGCAACCAAGACTTGACCACCGCGATGGAGGCGGTCAACGAGGGGCAGGTTTTCCGGTTCCTTAACAAGCCTTGCCAGATGAGCGACATCAAAGCCGCCATCAACGCGGGGATCAAGCAGCATGACTTGATCACCAGCAAGGAAGAATTGCTCAAGAAAACCTTCGCCGGAGCCATCAGCGTTCTGGTTGAGATCATTGAATACGTCGATGACCCGTTGGTGAACACGGACGACATTTTGCAGTCCGCCGAAGCGATGCTTGTCGAATCGAAGGTTGCGTCTGACTGGAGGATTCCGTTGACCTCACGGTTGATGGTCGCCGGTGTTCCATTGCTCGATTTGGGTCAACGGGAAACTTTGGCCAGCGCGGCGATCACTTCGGATGAACACCGCCAGGTCGTGAAAGAGGTCTTCTCGATCTCGAGCCAGTTGATCAAGCAAATCCCACGTCTGGAACCCATTGCTGAACTCTTGGACCGAATGGGGACCACGGATGTCACCAACGCGAAATGCAACAACGATGACGACAAGATCGCTCAAGTGATCTTACTCAGTTACTACCAAAGCCTGCTGAAACGCCGCGGGGATGAAGGCGACGTTGCTCAGTCCGAAATTGAAGATCGATTTCCTGACCTCGACAATCAACTGACCGAGCATGTCCGCCTCTCCAACGATGCTCAACCACAGCCAACGATCGAAAGCATCCCGACTTCGGAACTGCTAACGGGAATGACCGTTGCCGAAGATGTTCGAATGCCAAATGGACTCTTGCTGATCGCATCGGGCCGTAAGCTATCACCCCCGATGGTCACGCGGCTTCGCAACCTGGTCGGACTGGAATCCGTCGCGGTTGAAATTCCGGCCAAACATTCGAAGCAAGTCGCAGCGGTCTAG
- a CDS encoding ATP-binding protein, whose protein sequence is MSDNELETISPHKSADTLFAEHLQSRQINADRALSIVLALQWMFAIGCALWISPYTWIGSQKLVHLHVWSAIIGGGLLTVFPVFLAMNFPGQRLTRMIMAMAQMQFSALLIHLMGGRIESHFHIFGSLAFLAFYKDPWVFLPAVSVVSLDHFIRSLFWPESVFGIFSPSPLRALEHAGWIAFETTFLVLGVRQNRQSLWELAKLQSSLTQQRDLLEQRVHSRTSEIEQQRRILDTILQRIPAAVFWRDKEGTFMGCNEMFSDFFGLKSPDEIIGKRMNDIIPSNDQTMNRLSSFCDSPDENVELVNIEETLHNIAGEYRTVLAGATSLHDHEDNCFGTLGSFLDITTLKNAESRAKSLANLIQDSPNELYIFDFESYRLVEANQGFARSLGLEMEDLANMSPEDFLQDMSNQELRDRITVAMSDPRGRCAFDSNHVRKDGTVFPVHVDIHRSTFEARPVFVAFCTDLSDSQAMERQLAQAQKLESMGQLAAGIAHEINTPMQCVSGNVEFLTMSYERLFQFTDGLLELLKKSPSLSADDAQSQLDSLTKRHKYDVLREQTPDAVEEASQAVIRVIEIVRAMKAMSHPGRQEMNETDVNMLIHQASIISRNRYKYVSELELDLSPDLPLIPAYGAELSQVIINLIVNAADAITERKESDPDLDGKITISTVQNGDHIEMCVRDNGTGMTEDIRSKVFNQFFTTKDVGKGTGMGLSLTYNIVSSKHNGTIRVESEPNAGSSFIVILPLKSHQSTADESDAHQSDTCRVPILT, encoded by the coding sequence ATGTCGGACAACGAACTCGAAACGATCTCGCCACACAAGAGTGCAGACACACTCTTCGCCGAGCATTTGCAATCACGCCAGATCAATGCGGACCGCGCATTATCAATCGTGCTTGCCCTGCAATGGATGTTTGCAATCGGTTGCGCCCTTTGGATTTCGCCATATACATGGATTGGATCTCAGAAGCTCGTCCATTTGCATGTCTGGAGTGCGATCATTGGGGGAGGCTTGCTCACCGTTTTCCCGGTGTTCTTGGCAATGAACTTCCCCGGCCAACGCCTGACGCGGATGATCATGGCGATGGCTCAAATGCAGTTCTCAGCCTTGCTGATTCACCTGATGGGCGGCCGGATCGAATCTCACTTTCACATCTTCGGTTCACTCGCGTTCCTGGCATTCTACAAAGACCCCTGGGTCTTTTTACCCGCCGTGTCCGTTGTCAGTCTCGATCACTTTATCCGCAGTCTTTTTTGGCCCGAATCGGTATTCGGCATCTTCTCGCCGTCACCCCTTCGCGCGCTCGAACATGCAGGATGGATCGCCTTCGAAACGACCTTTCTTGTCCTGGGCGTGCGTCAGAACCGGCAGTCACTTTGGGAACTTGCCAAACTCCAGTCCTCACTGACTCAGCAACGAGACTTACTGGAGCAGCGCGTCCACAGTCGCACCTCTGAAATTGAGCAACAACGCCGCATTCTCGACACGATTTTGCAGCGAATTCCTGCCGCAGTCTTCTGGCGTGACAAGGAAGGAACCTTCATGGGTTGCAACGAGATGTTCAGCGACTTCTTCGGATTGAAGTCACCCGACGAAATCATTGGCAAACGGATGAACGATATCATCCCATCCAATGACCAAACCATGAATCGACTCTCCAGTTTCTGCGACTCCCCCGATGAAAATGTAGAACTCGTCAACATCGAAGAGACTCTGCACAACATCGCTGGTGAGTACCGCACCGTACTTGCTGGTGCGACCTCCCTTCATGATCACGAAGACAATTGCTTCGGGACCTTGGGAAGCTTTTTGGACATCACCACGCTCAAGAATGCGGAATCGCGAGCGAAGTCGTTGGCAAACTTGATTCAGGATTCTCCCAACGAACTGTATATCTTTGATTTCGAATCCTATCGCTTGGTGGAGGCCAACCAAGGCTTCGCACGCAGCCTCGGACTGGAAATGGAAGACCTAGCGAACATGTCCCCTGAAGACTTCCTTCAAGACATGTCCAACCAGGAACTCCGCGACCGGATCACCGTGGCGATGTCAGATCCGCGAGGACGTTGCGCCTTTGATTCCAACCACGTTCGCAAGGACGGCACTGTCTTCCCAGTGCACGTGGACATTCACCGATCGACGTTCGAAGCGCGTCCTGTGTTTGTCGCCTTCTGCACCGACCTGAGCGATTCCCAAGCGATGGAACGCCAACTGGCACAAGCTCAAAAGCTTGAATCCATGGGGCAACTCGCCGCGGGCATCGCTCACGAGATCAACACTCCGATGCAGTGCGTCAGCGGGAACGTCGAATTCTTGACGATGAGCTATGAACGACTCTTCCAGTTCACCGACGGGCTACTTGAGCTATTGAAGAAAAGTCCTTCGTTGAGCGCGGACGATGCTCAATCACAACTCGACTCACTGACAAAACGACACAAGTACGACGTGCTGCGGGAACAAACACCTGATGCCGTGGAAGAAGCCTCCCAGGCCGTGATCCGGGTGATCGAAATTGTGAGAGCAATGAAGGCGATGTCACATCCCGGTCGCCAAGAGATGAACGAAACGGACGTGAACATGTTGATTCACCAGGCGTCGATCATCAGCCGCAACCGATACAAGTATGTGTCCGAATTGGAACTCGATCTTTCGCCCGATTTACCTTTGATCCCTGCCTACGGAGCCGAACTCAGTCAGGTCATCATCAATCTGATTGTCAACGCGGCGGACGCAATTACGGAACGCAAAGAAAGCGATCCCGATTTGGACGGAAAGATCACAATCTCAACCGTTCAAAATGGCGATCACATCGAAATGTGTGTTCGAGACAACGGAACCGGAATGACGGAAGACATTCGGTCCAAAGTCTTCAACCAGTTCTTCACAACCAAAGACGTTGGCAAAGGCACAGGAATGGGACTTTCGTTGACCTACAACATTGTCTCTTCCAAACACAACGGAACCATCCGTGTGGAGTCTGAGCCAAACGCTGGAAGCAGTTTCATCGTGATCCTGCCATTAAAATCTCATCAGTCAACCGCCGATGAGTCTGATGCACACCAATCGGACACTTGTCGTGTCCCGATTCTCACCTAA
- a CDS encoding thioredoxin domain-containing protein: protein MLHQENASGFIQNADLLEVRPITKKIPPYLVRVAVLWGCVLVGLFFALIAYGTTPGESDLPPGVAPFRNVSGFLNASSTTEWEIVMAVHPKCPCTVASVNELNRLLDKVDDNVRCRFLVFHPVNSTPDWMNGKISSRLACIPRSVIQADEGGETAFELGMKTSGAVIVFDPRGKSRFHGGITVSRNHEGDNLGVRSISMLIQGKTPPLTTTPVYGCSL, encoded by the coding sequence ATGTTACATCAAGAAAACGCTTCTGGATTCATCCAGAATGCGGACCTGCTAGAGGTCCGTCCAATAACAAAAAAGATACCGCCGTACCTAGTACGCGTCGCGGTCTTATGGGGCTGCGTTTTGGTAGGCCTGTTCTTCGCGTTGATTGCCTACGGCACCACACCTGGAGAATCCGACCTGCCTCCGGGCGTTGCACCGTTTCGAAACGTCTCGGGCTTCCTCAACGCATCATCTACAACTGAATGGGAAATCGTGATGGCCGTCCATCCGAAATGCCCTTGCACAGTCGCTTCGGTCAACGAACTGAACAGACTGCTCGACAAAGTCGACGACAACGTGAGATGCCGCTTCCTGGTTTTCCACCCGGTCAACAGCACGCCCGATTGGATGAACGGAAAAATCTCATCTCGTCTCGCGTGTATTCCTCGCTCCGTCATCCAAGCTGACGAGGGCGGCGAGACAGCGTTCGAATTGGGGATGAAAACATCTGGCGCAGTCATTGTATTTGATCCTCGCGGCAAATCTCGTTTTCACGGTGGCATCACCGTTTCTCGCAACCATGAAGGTGACAACCTTGGGGTGCGTTCCATTTCCATGTTGATTCAAGGCAAAACACCGCCTCTCACTACCACACCGGTTTACGGTTGTAGCCTGTAG
- a CDS encoding threonine/serine exporter family protein, producing MELARSLHACGSPAYELDLEMEQVAASLGREATFFSTPTALFVTFGRDETRLLRVYPSDTNLGRYAALFELQRSIQEEQLDVPQAWDRLTEINEMRDGYGPAIQIASHGGVAACISVLVGGDGMVVFSAGVIGLIVGVLVVWLNHLRHQVHLINVVAGFVASSIACVIQAFVGSGNFELTSLAALILLVPGLHLTISINELATQNLASGSARFAGAMTTLLTIVFGVSMGYGLVNAIRPVPASLPLNSPDLFASALVLVPIGLCVAVTFRTRYRDIPWLLMSTLVGYGALRLAGTTFGPFASVGIASFVASVTSHFASNRLGIPTAVMLLPALLLLVPGSLGFSGFSQIMVQEDLPSGIRLTATMMLTAVSIVAGLLLTDVVVSRSEKQSSEEG from the coding sequence ATGGAACTCGCGAGAAGCTTGCACGCATGCGGGTCTCCGGCGTATGAGTTGGACCTGGAGATGGAACAGGTCGCTGCTTCGCTGGGCCGGGAAGCGACCTTCTTTTCAACACCGACGGCGTTGTTTGTCACCTTTGGTCGTGACGAGACTCGACTGTTGCGGGTCTACCCCAGCGATACCAATTTGGGACGCTATGCAGCTCTGTTTGAACTGCAGCGTTCGATTCAGGAAGAGCAGTTGGATGTCCCGCAAGCGTGGGATCGACTGACTGAGATCAATGAGATGCGAGACGGCTACGGACCGGCGATCCAAATTGCTTCTCACGGTGGAGTTGCGGCCTGCATCAGTGTTCTGGTGGGAGGCGATGGAATGGTGGTGTTCTCGGCCGGCGTGATTGGATTGATCGTTGGCGTGCTGGTGGTTTGGTTGAACCACCTTCGTCATCAAGTTCATTTGATCAATGTGGTTGCCGGTTTTGTCGCAAGTTCAATCGCTTGTGTGATTCAGGCCTTTGTGGGATCGGGCAACTTCGAGCTCACCTCGTTGGCAGCGTTGATCCTGTTGGTTCCTGGGCTGCACCTGACGATCAGCATCAATGAATTGGCAACACAGAATTTGGCGTCGGGCTCGGCTCGTTTCGCCGGGGCGATGACAACGTTGCTGACCATCGTGTTTGGAGTTTCGATGGGCTACGGCTTGGTCAACGCGATTCGTCCGGTACCCGCATCCTTGCCACTGAATTCGCCGGATCTCTTTGCGTCCGCTTTGGTGCTGGTGCCGATCGGATTATGCGTCGCCGTGACGTTTCGCACGCGCTACCGCGACATCCCTTGGTTGCTGATGTCGACCTTGGTGGGCTACGGAGCATTGCGATTGGCGGGGACCACGTTTGGGCCGTTCGCTTCGGTTGGAATCGCATCGTTTGTCGCGAGCGTGACCAGTCACTTCGCATCCAATCGATTGGGGATTCCGACGGCGGTGATGTTGCTGCCCGCGTTGCTGCTTTTGGTTCCCGGCAGTTTGGGCTTTTCGGGTTTCTCGCAGATCATGGTGCAAGAAGATTTGCCCAGTGGCATCCGACTGACGGCGACGATGATGTTGACGGCGGTTTCCATCGTCGCGGGGTTGTTGCTGACCGACGTCGTGGTTTCGCGGTCTGAAAAGCAATCGTCTGAAGAGGGTTGA
- the mntR gene encoding manganese-binding transcriptional regulator MntR: MPSQSHHRTRSDHASEVAEDYVEAIAEAIAENGICRAVDLVRHFDVTHATVNNTISRLQRDGLVMTEPYQPITLTPQGKRMATKARNRHKVVQSFLLRLGVSETTAAVDSEGMEHHVSDETLRVMKRILKEGLPAPK, encoded by the coding sequence TTGCCCTCCCAATCGCATCACCGCACTCGATCGGATCACGCCAGTGAAGTGGCAGAGGACTATGTCGAGGCCATCGCGGAGGCCATCGCGGAAAACGGGATCTGTCGCGCGGTCGATTTGGTGCGTCACTTCGATGTCACGCATGCGACGGTGAACAACACGATCAGCCGCCTGCAACGAGACGGACTGGTCATGACCGAGCCCTATCAACCGATCACGCTGACGCCGCAAGGCAAGCGAATGGCCACCAAGGCTCGGAACCGACACAAGGTCGTTCAATCATTCCTGCTGCGTCTAGGCGTCAGCGAAACTACCGCGGCGGTGGACAGCGAAGGAATGGAGCACCACGTCAGCGATGAGACACTCCGGGTGATGAAACGCATTTTGAAAGAAGGCCTGCCAGCACCGAAGTAG
- a CDS encoding DUF1559 family PulG-like putative transporter — protein sequence MEAGEARRSAGDQQHRGGFTLVELLVVIAIIGVLVGLLLPAVQAAREAARRMSCSNNLRQVGLAAQNYHSAYQRFPAGYVSFETSTGVAPASVAMDPVTWDAGPGWGWGTGLLPFLEATALNDQLRMEEPIWSLANESAIASRVPTFLCPSAAGGDDAFEVLDEAGNALQFNGRSIELGRSHYVASHGQESCWGECGSAATGIVFTNIYTSETKTIVIDGDAGRVADGPFYRNSRTRFRDVLDGTSNTIFFGEHTSSLSEKTWVGVVPGAFTHPRFASPENGPDAAATLTLVHAGPSGGELDITGFPIIHPVNFPTYHVGQMVSDHPGGGMVAFGDGSVRFVSDFVDLFLWAEMSSMNESEVIDWEKL from the coding sequence ATGGAGGCTGGTGAAGCCCGCAGGAGCGCCGGCGATCAACAACATCGAGGTGGTTTCACCCTGGTGGAGCTGTTGGTCGTGATTGCGATCATTGGTGTGCTCGTGGGGTTGTTGTTGCCCGCGGTTCAGGCGGCTCGCGAAGCGGCTCGGCGAATGTCGTGCAGCAACAACCTTCGTCAGGTTGGTTTGGCCGCCCAGAACTACCACTCTGCCTATCAGCGATTCCCAGCCGGTTATGTGTCGTTCGAGACCAGTACTGGCGTGGCACCCGCTTCCGTTGCGATGGATCCGGTGACCTGGGACGCCGGGCCCGGTTGGGGCTGGGGGACCGGATTGTTGCCGTTTCTGGAAGCCACGGCGCTGAACGATCAACTTCGGATGGAGGAGCCGATTTGGTCATTGGCCAATGAATCCGCCATCGCATCACGGGTTCCCACCTTTCTGTGCCCGAGTGCAGCGGGAGGGGACGATGCGTTTGAAGTGTTGGACGAAGCGGGCAATGCGTTGCAGTTCAATGGTCGGAGTATCGAACTCGGACGCAGCCATTACGTCGCAAGTCATGGGCAAGAAAGTTGCTGGGGTGAATGTGGCTCTGCGGCGACGGGGATTGTCTTCACCAACATCTACACCTCGGAAACGAAAACGATCGTAATCGATGGAGACGCGGGGCGCGTTGCCGATGGTCCGTTTTATCGAAACTCGAGAACGCGATTTCGAGACGTGTTGGATGGGACCAGCAACACGATCTTCTTTGGCGAGCACACTTCGTCGCTGAGCGAAAAGACTTGGGTGGGTGTCGTCCCGGGGGCGTTCACGCATCCTCGATTTGCTTCACCTGAAAACGGGCCCGACGCTGCTGCAACGCTGACGCTGGTTCACGCGGGACCGTCCGGTGGTGAGCTGGATATCACCGGTTTTCCAATTATCCACCCGGTGAACTTTCCAACCTATCACGTTGGTCAAATGGTGTCGGACCATCCGGGCGGAGGCATGGTCGCTTTTGGTGACGGATCAGTTCGCTTTGTCAGCGACTTTGTGGATCTGTTTCTCTGGGCGGAAATGTCCAGCATGAACGAGAGCGAAGTCATCGACTGGGAGAAGCTCTGA
- a CDS encoding endonuclease/exonuclease/phosphatase family protein has protein sequence MTFLRHRFATSSFACNRISLVLAIRFMTCSLIAISISIAMPGESSAEESNSSHRVLSYNIKRGYGNDGKTDLSRTADVISKLNPDFVGLQEVDERCNRSGNVDQAKWLGEQLDMHAAFAPFMDYDGGRYGMAILSRYPIEKTEAVELARGREPRVALAVHVALPDGNKLTLVNVHFDYIRDDAVRFEQATKVREYIESLPNPAVLLGDFNDTPDSRTLKLFQEGFLEADKPADDPFTFSADKPDREIDFLFAAPAAKWSIKEVDVIDEPIASDHRPVLAILQLQSK, from the coding sequence ATGACTTTCCTTCGCCACCGCTTCGCCACATCGAGCTTTGCTTGCAATCGTATTTCTCTCGTGCTAGCTATTCGCTTCATGACTTGTTCGCTCATCGCGATATCCATATCGATCGCGATGCCCGGCGAATCATCGGCGGAGGAATCAAACTCGTCGCATCGTGTGCTGTCTTACAACATCAAACGTGGCTACGGAAACGACGGAAAAACGGACCTTTCAAGAACCGCGGATGTGATCTCGAAACTCAATCCGGACTTTGTTGGCTTGCAAGAAGTTGATGAACGGTGCAACCGCAGCGGCAACGTCGACCAAGCCAAATGGTTGGGTGAACAACTCGATATGCACGCCGCGTTCGCCCCATTCATGGACTACGACGGAGGCCGATACGGGATGGCCATTCTCTCGCGATACCCGATCGAAAAAACCGAGGCGGTCGAACTGGCCCGCGGTCGCGAACCTCGCGTCGCGTTGGCCGTTCACGTCGCCTTGCCCGACGGCAACAAACTGACGCTGGTCAACGTGCACTTCGATTACATCCGCGACGACGCAGTTCGATTCGAACAAGCAACCAAGGTCCGCGAATACATTGAGTCGCTTCCGAACCCAGCCGTCTTATTGGGCGATTTCAATGACACCCCGGATTCACGCACGCTCAAGCTCTTCCAAGAAGGCTTTTTGGAAGCCGACAAACCAGCAGACGATCCTTTCACGTTCTCAGCCGACAAACCCGATCGCGAAATTGACTTCTTGTTTGCCGCCCCCGCTGCCAAATGGTCGATCAAAGAAGTGGATGTGATCGACGAACCGATCGCTTCGGACCACCGGCCAGTTCTCGCGATTCTTCAGCTGCAATCGAAATGA
- a CDS encoding DUF4142 domain-containing protein, whose protein sequence is MLKLRFTVAAAALTVLTGLPVATAQQGANDNLILNGQLPTSQDQTDSGRYEARRTSTDSRQQQPTVTQAIVQKLQKANENEIELAKMAMQKTDHSELKQLTQTIVRDHEALNQKLQQFSNQNQANSQGQRVPTQLCQIADQACDNAMKMTKDMLTKYEGQDFQMAFLGQQCVAHTMMLAELKAIESTGPQELQPIAQEAISKVEKHLEKAKQLAKELEDDEKQRS, encoded by the coding sequence ATGTTGAAATTGCGATTCACTGTTGCTGCCGCTGCCCTCACCGTGTTGACCGGTCTGCCGGTCGCCACCGCCCAGCAAGGAGCCAATGACAATTTGATTCTGAATGGTCAACTTCCAACTTCCCAGGATCAAACCGACTCGGGCCGCTACGAAGCACGACGAACGTCCACCGACAGTCGTCAGCAGCAACCAACAGTCACGCAAGCGATTGTGCAGAAGCTGCAAAAGGCCAACGAGAATGAGATCGAGTTGGCAAAAATGGCGATGCAGAAAACGGATCACAGCGAACTGAAGCAGTTGACTCAAACGATCGTCCGCGATCACGAAGCACTGAATCAAAAGCTGCAGCAATTCAGCAACCAGAACCAAGCGAATTCACAAGGCCAGCGGGTGCCCACCCAACTCTGCCAAATCGCGGACCAAGCCTGTGACAACGCGATGAAGATGACCAAGGACATGCTGACCAAGTACGAGGGTCAGGACTTTCAGATGGCTTTCCTCGGCCAGCAATGCGTGGCTCATACGATGATGTTGGCGGAACTGAAGGCGATCGAAAGCACCGGACCGCAGGAATTGCAGCCGATTGCTCAAGAGGCCATTTCGAAAGTCGAAAAGCATCTTGAAAAAGCCAAGCAACTGGCGAAGGAACTGGAGGACGACGAAAAGCAACGGTCATAG
- a CDS encoding tRNA-binding protein → MSLITWQEFENVDVRVGTITLVEDFPEARKPAYKITVDFGEELGLKRTSAQITVHYTKEELIGRQILGVVNFPPKQIGPIMSEFLLTGLYREDGSVILAVPDKAMPNGAKLG, encoded by the coding sequence ATGTCTCTCATCACTTGGCAAGAATTCGAAAACGTTGACGTGCGCGTTGGTACGATCACGCTCGTGGAGGATTTTCCAGAAGCCCGCAAGCCCGCGTACAAAATCACAGTCGACTTCGGCGAAGAATTGGGCCTGAAGCGAACCAGTGCGCAAATCACGGTGCACTACACGAAAGAAGAATTGATCGGTCGTCAGATACTCGGCGTGGTCAATTTTCCGCCCAAGCAGATCGGACCGATCATGTCTGAGTTTCTGCTCACGGGTCTGTACCGTGAAGATGGATCGGTGATTCTCGCGGTCCCAGACAAAGCGATGCCAAACGGCGCCAAACTCGGCTGA